Proteins encoded in a region of the Geobacillus genomosp. 3 genome:
- a CDS encoding IS1634 family transposase: MYIRRVTRKNKDGTTVAYLQLAHNEWDPKAKYAKAKVIYSFGREDEVDRAVLERLAKSISRFLSPEQAWEVERLTEEASDDFQFQSCKHLGGVWLLDQLWRQLGLGEILHSLFASRHHQIPLERLIFAMVANRALHPSSKLAMEEWVEKDVYIPHLPQAASHQLYRAMDELLAVQPELERQVFHAVADLLNLEVDLIYFDTTSSYFEVDPSETPEGESLRKQGFSKDKRPDLVQIVIGLAVTREGVPIRAWVWPGNTMDMTVIKQVKQDLIGWKLGRVISVMDRGFSSEENLRILQQAGGHYIVGEKMRSGKAAVEEALSRRGRYQQVRENLHIKEIIVGDGEARQRYVLVYNPSEAERQRKERETLLESLKEELEGLRQLPNETHHKATCRLRSHPSYGKYLRQLKDGTLRIDKQAVRDAEKYDGKYLIRTSDDTLSAEDVATGYKQLVDIEQAFRTLKSTLELRPMYHRLEDRIRAHVLLSWLALLLVRIVEIRTHESWPKVRDECERLMLGHFSSKNGDLYQRTELTAKQAQLFTALGLEPPPKILGIHPRA; this comes from the coding sequence ATGTACATACGACGAGTCACACGCAAAAACAAAGACGGAACGACCGTTGCTTATCTCCAGCTTGCTCACAATGAATGGGATCCAAAGGCCAAATATGCGAAAGCGAAGGTGATTTATTCATTCGGGCGCGAAGATGAAGTGGATCGCGCCGTCTTGGAGCGTCTGGCCAAAAGCATTTCGCGATTCCTTTCTCCTGAGCAGGCTTGGGAAGTCGAAAGGTTGACAGAAGAAGCCTCCGATGACTTTCAATTCCAGTCATGCAAACACCTCGGCGGCGTCTGGCTCTTGGATCAGCTCTGGAGACAACTGGGGTTGGGAGAGATTCTCCACTCCTTGTTTGCCTCCCGACATCATCAAATTCCGTTGGAACGGCTCATTTTTGCCATGGTGGCGAATCGCGCCCTTCATCCGTCAAGCAAGTTGGCGATGGAGGAGTGGGTGGAGAAAGACGTGTATATCCCTCACCTTCCTCAAGCCGCCAGCCACCAGTTATACCGGGCGATGGATGAGCTGCTGGCCGTACAGCCGGAATTGGAGCGCCAAGTGTTCCATGCCGTGGCCGATTTATTGAATTTGGAAGTCGACTTGATTTACTTCGATACGACTTCGTCGTACTTCGAAGTGGATCCCTCTGAAACACCGGAAGGAGAATCACTTCGAAAACAAGGATTCTCGAAAGACAAACGCCCAGACTTGGTCCAAATCGTCATTGGACTGGCCGTCACCCGGGAAGGAGTCCCCATTCGCGCTTGGGTATGGCCTGGCAATACCATGGACATGACGGTCATCAAACAGGTGAAACAAGACTTGATTGGCTGGAAGCTTGGACGTGTGATCAGCGTCATGGACCGCGGCTTTTCCTCTGAAGAGAATTTGCGAATCTTGCAACAGGCCGGCGGACACTACATTGTCGGCGAAAAAATGCGGTCCGGCAAAGCCGCCGTCGAAGAGGCATTGAGCCGCCGCGGGCGCTACCAACAAGTTCGCGAAAACTTGCATATCAAAGAAATCATCGTGGGTGACGGAGAAGCCCGTCAACGCTATGTTCTCGTGTACAATCCCAGCGAAGCCGAACGCCAACGCAAAGAACGGGAAACGCTGCTCGAATCGCTGAAAGAGGAGTTGGAGGGGCTTCGCCAACTCCCTAATGAAACTCATCATAAGGCCACCTGCCGGCTGCGTTCCCATCCGTCCTACGGAAAATACTTGCGTCAATTGAAGGATGGAACCCTTCGCATCGACAAGCAGGCGGTTCGTGACGCGGAAAAGTACGACGGCAAATATCTCATCCGAACCTCTGATGACACCTTGTCTGCCGAAGATGTCGCCACTGGGTATAAGCAGCTGGTGGATATCGAGCAGGCCTTTCGGACGTTGAAATCGACACTTGAGCTGCGTCCCATGTATCATCGCTTGGAAGACCGCATCCGGGCGCATGTGCTGCTCAGTTGGCTAGCCCTCTTGTTAGTTCGGATCGTGGAGATCCGGACTCATGAATCGTGGCCGAAAGTAAGGGATGAATGTGAGCGTCTTATGCTTGGACATTTTTCTTCCAAAAACGGCGACCTTTATCAACGAACCGAGCTGACGGCCAAACAAGCGCAACTCTTTACGGCTCTAGGGCTGGAGCCTCCTCCGAAGATCCTAGGCATCCATCCCCGCGCCTAG
- a CDS encoding alkaline phosphatase family protein — MDVIAWMEKESVHVISGVRPGRLIFKPNGPLVDEYEQSWDLAGDAGVLNLTVKNNKIFYDEYPDALARLYSSLTSHGGNYLVASAKPGFEFIGEGSPTHVGGASHGGLHKQDSLVPMIITGTDSSPKHLRMIDLKDWILTLID; from the coding sequence GTGGATGTCATTGCCTGGATGGAAAAAGAATCCGTGCACGTCATATCTGGAGTTCGGCCGGGAAGACTCATTTTTAAACCGAATGGGCCATTGGTGGATGAGTATGAACAATCGTGGGATCTAGCAGGAGATGCAGGCGTTTTGAATCTTACGGTAAAGAACAATAAGATTTTTTATGATGAATATCCGGATGCACTGGCCCGATTGTACAGCTCGCTGACTTCTCATGGAGGAAATTATCTTGTTGCAAGTGCTAAACCGGGATTTGAATTTATCGGTGAAGGCTCTCCAACTCATGTTGGAGGAGCAAGCCACGGGGGGCTTCATAAACAAGATTCGCTAGTGCCGATGATTATAACTGGCACCGATTCGTCCCCAAAACATTTACGCATGATTGATTTAAAAGATTGGATTTTAACACTGATTGATTGA
- a CDS encoding DUF262 domain-containing protein translates to MEASEKKINEILTENKIYEIPPYQRPYSWEKSHARELIEDICQAYQRNDPEYFIGSIITIEKERNRRYEVVDGQQRLTTLNIIFAVMKQLITHPSSVEDIQKRIMPVNPYTDEPEQPRLIVRKQDQAFFQKYILMGEDISSAQEMSETQAKFYDNMLEIKQVVSEFSEVELRRLVNYILEHVYVVFVVTDNFTSAYRLFNVLNARGMSLSNGDLLKNRLFEYCESKPLERSRVEECWNELENIVGIRQLDNFLSHLRTSIKGNKQQEILYQEFDEILEEYKEAPARFAEFLLRSAHHYEKIMENDFDNHLKTQKLISSLHRVAHDEWIPPVLAFLNKPVPDMEFADFVELMEKITYQNWVRRLGKTKRNTVYYQVINLINKGCSADELIETVKKYADNKEFEQLIRADIYHSPAVKAILLRLEQESQDQSVVKQFHGRITVEHILPQKLKDEYWIQRFTPDVHQELVHKLGNLTLLSGVKNSAAQYYSFDRKKEIYEKRNKKVSFDLTKEILEEKEWTKDQILSRQERLVKKAMEIWSL, encoded by the coding sequence ATGGAGGCAAGTGAAAAAAAGATCAACGAGATACTGACGGAAAACAAAATTTATGAAATTCCTCCTTATCAACGGCCGTATTCTTGGGAGAAAAGCCATGCGCGCGAGTTGATAGAAGATATTTGCCAAGCTTATCAGCGTAATGACCCTGAATACTTTATCGGATCGATTATTACGATTGAAAAAGAACGCAACCGCCGTTATGAAGTCGTAGACGGCCAGCAGCGGTTAACGACTTTAAATATTATTTTTGCGGTTATGAAGCAGTTGATCACGCATCCTTCTAGTGTAGAGGATATTCAAAAACGAATTATGCCGGTAAACCCTTATACGGATGAACCGGAGCAGCCTCGCCTGATAGTCAGAAAACAAGATCAAGCATTTTTTCAGAAGTATATCCTCATGGGAGAAGATATAAGCTCTGCACAAGAAATGAGTGAAACTCAAGCGAAGTTTTATGACAATATGCTTGAAATCAAACAAGTAGTTTCAGAATTCAGCGAAGTCGAGTTGCGGCGGTTGGTCAATTATATTTTAGAACATGTATATGTTGTCTTTGTGGTCACCGATAACTTTACCTCCGCCTACCGGCTTTTTAATGTCTTAAATGCGAGAGGAATGTCTCTTTCCAACGGGGATTTATTAAAAAACCGGCTGTTTGAATATTGTGAAAGCAAGCCTCTTGAGAGAAGCCGAGTGGAAGAATGTTGGAATGAACTGGAGAATATCGTTGGCATTCGGCAGCTGGATAATTTCTTAAGCCATTTGCGGACTTCGATCAAAGGGAACAAGCAGCAGGAAATTCTTTATCAAGAGTTTGATGAGATCCTTGAAGAATATAAAGAAGCTCCCGCTCGTTTCGCTGAATTTCTCCTGCGCTCGGCTCATCATTATGAAAAAATTATGGAAAACGATTTCGATAATCATCTTAAGACGCAAAAACTCATCTCTTCCCTCCATCGGGTCGCTCATGATGAGTGGATACCTCCTGTGCTTGCGTTTCTAAATAAACCGGTGCCGGATATGGAATTCGCTGATTTTGTTGAATTAATGGAAAAAATCACGTACCAAAACTGGGTTCGCCGGCTTGGCAAAACAAAGCGAAATACGGTTTATTATCAAGTGATTAATTTGATCAATAAAGGATGTTCAGCGGATGAACTGATTGAAACGGTTAAAAAATATGCGGATAATAAAGAATTTGAACAATTGATACGTGCGGATATTTACCATTCTCCTGCTGTAAAAGCAATACTCCTTCGCTTGGAACAAGAAAGCCAAGATCAGAGCGTGGTAAAACAATTCCATGGACGAATTACGGTGGAGCACATCCTTCCGCAAAAGCTAAAAGATGAATATTGGATCCAACGTTTCACGCCTGATGTTCATCAAGAATTGGTTCATAAGCTTGGAAATTTGACTTTATTGAGCGGTGTGAAAAATTCTGCTGCACAATACTATTCATTTGACCGTAAAAAGGAAATTTACGAAAAACGAAACAAAAAAGTATCGTTTGATCTTACGAAAGAAATATTAGAGGAAAAGGAATGGACAAAGGACCAAATTCTTTCCAGACAAGAAAGACTGGTCAAAAAGGCAATGGAAATTTGGAGCCTGTGA
- a CDS encoding VanZ family protein → MIRLNRLGDDMKNKLVLWGLVFAWCGMIYYFTESPMFTGTNTASWISEIVQKLQLGHVDHINDGFLSWNYIVRKLAHLSVFGLLAVLGWRALYPRRFAMVGAWVFAVIYAGLDEWHQSFQPGRTPLLSDVVIDACGAGIALFVVRVYLRRTGSSV, encoded by the coding sequence ATGATTCGTTTAAACAGATTAGGTGATGATATGAAAAACAAACTTGTTCTGTGGGGGCTTGTATTCGCATGGTGTGGGATGATTTATTATTTTACGGAATCTCCCATGTTTACTGGTACGAATACAGCAAGTTGGATTAGTGAAATCGTACAAAAGCTACAATTAGGGCATGTCGATCATATCAATGATGGATTCTTATCATGGAATTACATCGTGCGTAAATTGGCACATCTTTCGGTATTCGGCTTGCTTGCGGTTCTTGGGTGGAGAGCGTTATATCCGCGGCGGTTCGCGATGGTTGGCGCGTGGGTGTTTGCTGTTATTTACGCAGGTTTGGATGAATGGCATCAGTCGTTTCAGCCGGGACGGACTCCGCTTTTGTCGGATGTGGTGATTGACGCGTGCGGGGCGGGGATTGCGTTATTCGTTGTACGGGTTTATTTACGAAGGACAGGTTCTTCGGTGTGA
- a CDS encoding DegT/DnrJ/EryC1/StrS family aminotransferase has product MTSKSRIFLSPPHMSGNEQKYINEAFETNWIAPLGPNVDAFEKELAEYVGSKGAAAVSSGTAAIHLALRLLGVQQGDTVFCSSLTFIASANPILYQGAEPVFIDSEPDTWNMSPVALERAMEEAKREGKLPKAVIVVNLYGQSAKMDEILAICNHYQVPVVEDAAESLGSTYKGKKSGTFGKFGIYSFNGNKIITTSGGGMLVSDDVEALQKARFLATQARDPAPHYQHSQVGYNYRMSNIVAGIGRAQLEVLDERVKARRAIFDRYVQALGDIEGIQFMPELEGTMSNRWLTTLTIDQQALGVTPMDIINALAEENIEARPVWKPLHLQPVFNGVTYYPHQEGWSVSDELFANGICLPSGSSMTIDEQNRVIDVFIKAIKR; this is encoded by the coding sequence ATGACTAGCAAATCTCGAATTTTTCTTTCCCCTCCCCACATGAGCGGAAACGAACAAAAGTATATCAATGAAGCTTTTGAAACAAATTGGATTGCGCCGCTTGGTCCGAATGTTGATGCGTTTGAAAAAGAGTTGGCGGAATACGTAGGTTCAAAAGGGGCGGCTGCTGTTAGTTCAGGGACGGCGGCGATTCATCTTGCGTTACGGTTGTTAGGTGTACAACAAGGAGATACAGTCTTTTGCTCCTCATTGACATTTATCGCGAGTGCCAATCCGATTTTGTATCAAGGGGCGGAGCCTGTTTTTATCGATTCGGAGCCTGATACGTGGAATATGTCTCCGGTGGCGTTAGAAAGAGCGATGGAAGAGGCGAAAAGGGAAGGCAAGCTTCCAAAAGCGGTGATTGTTGTTAATTTATACGGTCAAAGCGCGAAGATGGATGAAATTTTAGCGATTTGCAATCACTATCAAGTGCCAGTGGTCGAAGATGCGGCGGAGTCGCTTGGTTCTACATATAAAGGGAAGAAAAGTGGTACGTTTGGAAAGTTCGGCATTTATTCGTTTAACGGAAACAAAATTATTACCACCTCTGGTGGGGGAATGTTGGTTTCCGATGATGTCGAAGCATTGCAAAAAGCTCGTTTTCTAGCGACTCAGGCGCGTGATCCGGCTCCGCATTATCAGCATAGCCAAGTAGGATATAACTACCGCATGAGCAATATCGTCGCTGGCATCGGCCGGGCGCAGTTGGAAGTGTTGGACGAGCGGGTGAAAGCGAGACGAGCCATTTTTGACCGTTACGTGCAAGCGTTAGGGGATATCGAAGGTATTCAGTTTATGCCTGAACTGGAAGGTACGATGTCCAACCGCTGGTTAACGACGTTGACAATCGACCAGCAAGCGCTTGGCGTGACGCCGATGGATATCATTAATGCGCTTGCGGAGGAAAATATTGAAGCACGTCCTGTATGGAAGCCGCTTCATCTGCAGCCTGTGTTTAATGGAGTAACGTATTACCCGCATCAGGAAGGTTGGAGCGTTTCCGACGAATTGTTTGCCAATGGCATTTGTTTGCCTTCTGGCTCTAGCATGACCATCGACGAACAAAACCGGGTTATTGACGTCTTTATCAAAGCGATAAAACGATAA
- a CDS encoding IS4-like element IS5377 family transposase has product MNKHTTLPNLMQKLVSDEEIQLIAEAVGYRDSSRTFTLRELIHFFLLAAMHQWKSFRHGADVGPLYGLPRFHYSTVSKKAKEVPYDIMKRLLALIISKCNRQTRRSLRFPKPLRVVDSTTVTVGKNRLPWAPYHGERAGVKLHVAYSPESSLPADVVETIGLRHDGPVGEQLTNAQQVLVEDRAYFKIERLDRFVEQHQLFVIRMKDNIELHQKKSLKRLSSTSSSVQADFTCQLGTKQCRSTKRHRVVIFRDANGRDIRVVTNLFHASAEPIADMYQQRWTVEVFFRWVKQYLNVPTLFGTTENAVYNQLFAAFIAYVLLRWLYDQTKKQTNVSLSFISFVRRFFSGQLPLDWKSGMAAALFEYAQIYGRRMYNFG; this is encoded by the coding sequence ATGAACAAGCATACCACACTCCCGAATTTGATGCAAAAACTTGTTTCGGATGAAGAGATTCAACTGATTGCCGAAGCGGTTGGGTATCGTGATTCGTCTCGAACCTTTACGTTGCGCGAGTTGATTCACTTCTTCCTGCTGGCCGCCATGCATCAATGGAAAAGCTTTCGCCACGGAGCCGATGTGGGGCCTCTGTATGGATTGCCGCGATTCCATTATTCAACTGTATCCAAGAAAGCGAAAGAAGTTCCCTATGACATCATGAAACGCTTGTTGGCGTTGATCATTTCCAAGTGCAACCGCCAAACCCGCCGTTCGCTTCGGTTTCCCAAACCGCTTCGGGTGGTGGATTCGACGACCGTCACGGTCGGGAAAAACCGCCTGCCATGGGCGCCGTATCACGGCGAACGCGCCGGAGTGAAGCTGCACGTCGCGTATTCGCCGGAATCCTCGTTGCCGGCAGACGTGGTGGAAACCATCGGACTGCGTCATGATGGCCCGGTGGGAGAACAGTTGACGAACGCTCAACAAGTGCTGGTGGAAGACCGGGCGTATTTCAAAATCGAACGCCTCGATCGATTTGTGGAGCAGCATCAGCTCTTTGTCATTCGGATGAAGGACAACATCGAACTTCATCAGAAAAAAAGCTTGAAACGCCTTTCCAGCACATCCTCATCGGTTCAAGCCGACTTCACGTGCCAGTTGGGGACGAAACAATGCCGCTCCACCAAGCGTCACCGGGTGGTGATCTTTCGAGATGCGAATGGCCGCGACATTCGGGTCGTGACGAACCTCTTCCATGCGTCTGCGGAACCCATTGCCGACATGTACCAACAACGTTGGACTGTTGAGGTCTTTTTCCGTTGGGTGAAGCAATATCTGAATGTCCCGACCTTGTTTGGCACGACGGAAAATGCGGTATACAACCAACTGTTTGCGGCGTTCATCGCGTATGTGTTGCTGCGATGGCTGTATGATCAAACCAAAAAACAGACGAACGTCTCTCTTTCCTTCATTTCGTTCGTTCGCCGTTTTTTCTCTGGGCAGCTTCCTCTCGATTGGAAATCCGGGATGGCCGCTGCTTTGTTTGAGTATGCCCAAATTTATGGAAGGCGTATGTATAATTTTGGATAA
- a CDS encoding transposase encodes MKRRKHSKEFKLQVVKEALEVGNKALVARRYEISPNIVQR; translated from the coding sequence ATGAAGCGGAGAAAACATTCCAAGGAATTTAAACTGCAAGTGGTGAAAGAAGCATTAGAAGTCGGGAATAAAGCATTAGTGGCTAGACGATATGAGATTAGTCCGAATATAGTCCAGCGATAG
- a CDS encoding O-antigen ligase family protein: MNMTKRKGEISLFMKYVFKKYTILCMIFLYPFFNLYSIYLSNLTSLSSAFLLIFFFLPIIIFSFNKRTIYFSIKNIPYYFLVILILLIGLLWSTELTRGIFYIISLFLAALFSCLLYNLGLLKSAWRAFAFSVTIFSILLYFKILQRNFVYYELDRFGYIQGNEIFLDPNWLANWLAISFLYYFFSLMKEKKMYTNSISKVKKILYFLLSILNLYFILLTASRSVFLALSVAIYIYLLLSKKIKQFSLINLLLAFVILILINVNVNVFDNLKIFDRLEETSILKSDRMDLAISSFKALVQDPFTFLMGYGTGGGDKAIGPYYYGAIRQEDGVLRYNNHNVYLDLLLQIGSLGILIIFSLVFFVLKNIFISIKKENYAFITLLIFTLIASSAYNPIKNGVWVITGGFLIVLYLFNYSSDEENTKLSSNRKKSSISITKLPTTFGRI, encoded by the coding sequence ATGAATATGACAAAGAGGAAAGGTGAGATCTCTTTATTTATGAAATATGTATTTAAAAAATATACAATTTTGTGCATGATATTTCTTTATCCTTTTTTTAATCTTTATTCTATTTATTTATCAAACTTAACTTCATTATCTTCTGCGTTTTTATTAATTTTTTTCTTTTTACCAATTATTATTTTTAGTTTTAATAAAAGAACTATATATTTTAGTATAAAAAATATTCCTTATTATTTTTTAGTTATATTAATTTTGTTAATAGGACTTCTTTGGTCTACTGAATTAACTCGTGGAATATTTTATATTATCTCGTTGTTTTTAGCGGCCTTATTTAGTTGTTTACTTTATAATTTGGGATTACTAAAATCTGCTTGGAGAGCCTTTGCTTTTTCTGTAACTATATTCTCTATTCTTTTGTATTTTAAAATTTTACAAAGAAATTTTGTATATTATGAACTTGACAGATTTGGATATATACAGGGGAATGAGATTTTTTTAGATCCTAATTGGTTAGCTAATTGGTTAGCTATTAGCTTCTTATATTACTTTTTTAGTTTAATGAAAGAAAAAAAAATGTATACAAATAGTATTTCGAAAGTGAAAAAAATTCTATATTTCTTGTTAAGTATTTTAAATCTATACTTTATTCTATTAACTGCGTCACGTAGTGTATTTTTAGCACTATCTGTTGCTATATATATATACTTACTTTTAAGTAAGAAGATAAAACAGTTTTCACTAATTAACTTACTACTCGCGTTTGTTATATTAATATTAATAAATGTCAATGTAAATGTTTTTGATAATTTGAAAATATTTGATAGGTTAGAAGAGACCTCGATATTAAAAAGTGATAGGATGGATTTGGCGATTTCTTCTTTTAAGGCTTTAGTTCAAGATCCATTTACTTTTTTAATGGGTTATGGTACTGGTGGGGGAGATAAAGCTATAGGTCCATACTATTATGGGGCTATTCGTCAGGAAGATGGTGTTTTAAGATACAATAATCATAATGTTTATCTTGATTTATTGCTACAAATAGGGTCATTAGGTATATTGATTATTTTTTCGTTAGTTTTTTTTGTTTTGAAAAACATTTTTATAAGTATTAAAAAAGAAAATTATGCGTTTATTACTCTTCTTATTTTTACTCTCATAGCGTCATCAGCCTATAATCCAATAAAAAATGGTGTATGGGTTATAACCGGGGGATTTTTAATTGTATTGTATTTGTTTAACTATAGTTCTGATGAAGAGAATACCAAGCTTTCCTCTAATAGAAAGAAGAGCTCGATATCCATTACCAAATTGCCTACAACTTTTGGGAGAATTTAA